The proteins below are encoded in one region of Cyclopterus lumpus isolate fCycLum1 chromosome 8, fCycLum1.pri, whole genome shotgun sequence:
- the strada gene encoding STE20-related kinase adapter protein alpha isoform X1, producing the protein MSFLRWVSEKLSVESLRDLELFGEQAQGFSPRKAHEDSQESLTPPPRRDTMGSFLPDGSSYELLAVIGRGLDDLMTVNLARYRPTGEHVAIRRINLESCTNDMVIYLQGELHVSKLFHHSSIVPYKSIFIADNELWVITPFMAYGSARDLICSHFADGMTELTIAYILLGMLKALEYIHHMGYVHRSVKASHVLISADGQVCMSGLRSIFSLIRHGQRARVVHDFPQYSVKVLPWLSPEVLQQNLQGYDSRSDIYSLGITACELANGHVPFKDMPATQMLLEKLNGTVPCLLDTTTIPPEELSMKPSRSGADSGICEGPVAGSVRHSNGEASSSTGGHPYNRTFSPHFHAFVELCLQREPERRPSAATLIGHPLFKQIKRRPSEALPELLRPVSPITGSESFQPRDAPSGLAGLESGLSHLEVDDWDF; encoded by the exons ATGTCTTTTCTT cGTTGGGTATCTGAGAAACTGAGTGTGGAGAGCCTGCGGGATTTGGAGTTATTTGGAG AGCAAGCTCAGGGATTCTCTCCCAGGAAA gCCCATGAGGACAGCCAGGAGAGTCTGACCCCGCCCCCACGCCGGGACACCATGGGCAGCTTCCTCCCTGACGGCAGCTCCTACGAGCTCCTCGCTGTTATCG gccgCGGCTTGGACGACTTGATGACGGTGAACCTGGCTCGATACCGACCCACTGGGGAGCACGTAGCCATCCGACGGATTAACTTGGAGTCGTGCACTAATGACATGGTTATCTACCTACAG GGCGAACTGCATGTGTCAAAGTTGTTTCACCACTCCAGTATCGTACCCTACAAGAGCATCTTTATAGCTGATAATGAGCTGTGGGTCATCACCCCCTTCATGGCTTATG GGTCAGCCAGAGATCTGATCTGCTCACATTTCGCTGATGGAATGACTGAGCTGACCATCGCGTACATTTTGCTGGGCATGCTCAAAGCTCTTGAATACATCCACCACATGGGATACGTGCACCG gaGTGTGAAGGCCAGCCATGTGCTGATCTCAGCTGACGGACAGGTCTGCATGTCAGGTCTGCGGAGCATCTTCAGTCTGATCCGTCATGGCCAGAGGGCCAGAGTTGTCCACGACTTTCCCCAGTACAGCGTCAAGGTGCTGCCCTGGCTCAGCCCTGAGGTGCTGCAGCAG AACCTGCAGGGCTACGACTCTCGGTCAGACATCTACAGCCTCGGCATCACAGCCTGTGAACTGGCCAATGGACACGTACCCTTCAAAGACATGCCAGCTACACAG ATGCTGCTGGAGAAGCTGAATGGGACGGTGCCGTGTCTGCTGGACACCACCACTATCCCACCAGAGGAGCTGTCGATGAAACCGTCTCGCTCCGGGGCCGACTCCGGCATCTGCGAGGGTCCGGTCGCCGGAAGTGTTCGCCACTCCAACGGAGAGGCGTCCTCCTCGACAGGCGGACACCCCTACAACCGGACGTTCTCCCCGCACTTCCACGCCTTTGTCGAGCTGTGTCTGCAGCGAGAGCCCGAAAGGAG ACCGTCTGCCGCCACTCTCATAGGCCATCCACTGTTCAAACAG ATTAAACGCCGGCCCTCGGAGGCGCTGCCTGAGCTGTTGCGGCCCGTGTCCCCAATCACCGGCAGTGAGAGCTTCCAGCCGCGCGACGCTCCCTCTGGACTGGCCGGTCTGGAGTCGGGTCTCAGCCACCTGGAGGTGGACGACTGGGACTTCTGA
- the strada gene encoding STE20-related kinase adapter protein alpha isoform X2: protein MGSFLPDGSSYELLAVIGRGLDDLMTVNLARYRPTGEHVAIRRINLESCTNDMVIYLQGELHVSKLFHHSSIVPYKSIFIADNELWVITPFMAYGSARDLICSHFADGMTELTIAYILLGMLKALEYIHHMGYVHRSVKASHVLISADGQVCMSGLRSIFSLIRHGQRARVVHDFPQYSVKVLPWLSPEVLQQNLQGYDSRSDIYSLGITACELANGHVPFKDMPATQMLLEKLNGTVPCLLDTTTIPPEELSMKPSRSGADSGICEGPVAGSVRHSNGEASSSTGGHPYNRTFSPHFHAFVELCLQREPERRPSAATLIGHPLFKQIKRRPSEALPELLRPVSPITGSESFQPRDAPSGLAGLESGLSHLEVDDWDF from the exons ATGGGCAGCTTCCTCCCTGACGGCAGCTCCTACGAGCTCCTCGCTGTTATCG gccgCGGCTTGGACGACTTGATGACGGTGAACCTGGCTCGATACCGACCCACTGGGGAGCACGTAGCCATCCGACGGATTAACTTGGAGTCGTGCACTAATGACATGGTTATCTACCTACAG GGCGAACTGCATGTGTCAAAGTTGTTTCACCACTCCAGTATCGTACCCTACAAGAGCATCTTTATAGCTGATAATGAGCTGTGGGTCATCACCCCCTTCATGGCTTATG GGTCAGCCAGAGATCTGATCTGCTCACATTTCGCTGATGGAATGACTGAGCTGACCATCGCGTACATTTTGCTGGGCATGCTCAAAGCTCTTGAATACATCCACCACATGGGATACGTGCACCG gaGTGTGAAGGCCAGCCATGTGCTGATCTCAGCTGACGGACAGGTCTGCATGTCAGGTCTGCGGAGCATCTTCAGTCTGATCCGTCATGGCCAGAGGGCCAGAGTTGTCCACGACTTTCCCCAGTACAGCGTCAAGGTGCTGCCCTGGCTCAGCCCTGAGGTGCTGCAGCAG AACCTGCAGGGCTACGACTCTCGGTCAGACATCTACAGCCTCGGCATCACAGCCTGTGAACTGGCCAATGGACACGTACCCTTCAAAGACATGCCAGCTACACAG ATGCTGCTGGAGAAGCTGAATGGGACGGTGCCGTGTCTGCTGGACACCACCACTATCCCACCAGAGGAGCTGTCGATGAAACCGTCTCGCTCCGGGGCCGACTCCGGCATCTGCGAGGGTCCGGTCGCCGGAAGTGTTCGCCACTCCAACGGAGAGGCGTCCTCCTCGACAGGCGGACACCCCTACAACCGGACGTTCTCCCCGCACTTCCACGCCTTTGTCGAGCTGTGTCTGCAGCGAGAGCCCGAAAGGAG ACCGTCTGCCGCCACTCTCATAGGCCATCCACTGTTCAAACAG ATTAAACGCCGGCCCTCGGAGGCGCTGCCTGAGCTGTTGCGGCCCGTGTCCCCAATCACCGGCAGTGAGAGCTTCCAGCCGCGCGACGCTCCCTCTGGACTGGCCGGTCTGGAGTCGGGTCTCAGCCACCTGGAGGTGGACGACTGGGACTTCTGA